A genomic stretch from Primulina huaijiensis isolate GDHJ02 chromosome 14, ASM1229523v2, whole genome shotgun sequence includes:
- the LOC140956481 gene encoding thioredoxin M3, chloroplastic-like isoform X1, producing MASRSSCCSVLPFSVTGPRFAAVSLISVGQSHPSYRFGLSFQPGKRIGDARKSHSRLWVSCLRDTKASVVTGNSWDKLILNSDTPVLVEFYASWYGPCNVVHRVIEEIATGYTGKLKCFVLDADRDPQVAENYEIKAVPVVLLFKNGVKRESVMGTMPKKFYMAAIERVLAS from the exons ATGGCTTCGCGCAGTTCTTGTTGCTCTGTTCTTCCATTTTCTGTCACGGGTCCTCGATTTGCAGCCGTTTCGTTGATCTCAGTGGGACAATCGCATCCCAGTTATCGATTTGGGCTTTCGTTTCAACCAGGGAAGAGAATCGGGGACGCCCGGAAGTCGCACTCACGGTTATGGGTTTCCTGCCTTCGTGACACCAAAG CTTCAGTCGTTACTGGCAACTCGTGGGATAAACTGATTTTAAACAGCGATACCCCAGTGCTCGTTGAATTTTACGCCAGTTGGTACGGGCCCTGCAACGTGGTTCACCGTGTAATCGAGGAAATAGCAACAGGCTACACTGGAAAACTAAAATGCTTTGTCCTGGATGCAGATCGTGATCCACAGGTTGCGGAGAACTATGAGATTAAAGCTGTACCGGTGGTATTGTTGTTTAAAAATGGCGTAAAACGTGAATCTGTTATGGGCACCATGCCCAAGAAGTTCTATATGGCCGCCATTGAAAGGGTTCTGGCTTCATAA
- the LOC140956481 gene encoding thioredoxin M3, chloroplastic-like isoform X2, with protein MASRSSCCSVLPFSVTGPRFAAVSLISVGQSHPSYRFGLSFQPGKRIGDARKSHSRLWVSCLRDTKVVTGNSWDKLILNSDTPVLVEFYASWYGPCNVVHRVIEEIATGYTGKLKCFVLDADRDPQVAENYEIKAVPVVLLFKNGVKRESVMGTMPKKFYMAAIERVLAS; from the exons ATGGCTTCGCGCAGTTCTTGTTGCTCTGTTCTTCCATTTTCTGTCACGGGTCCTCGATTTGCAGCCGTTTCGTTGATCTCAGTGGGACAATCGCATCCCAGTTATCGATTTGGGCTTTCGTTTCAACCAGGGAAGAGAATCGGGGACGCCCGGAAGTCGCACTCACGGTTATGGGTTTCCTGCCTTCGTGACACCAAAG TCGTTACTGGCAACTCGTGGGATAAACTGATTTTAAACAGCGATACCCCAGTGCTCGTTGAATTTTACGCCAGTTGGTACGGGCCCTGCAACGTGGTTCACCGTGTAATCGAGGAAATAGCAACAGGCTACACTGGAAAACTAAAATGCTTTGTCCTGGATGCAGATCGTGATCCACAGGTTGCGGAGAACTATGAGATTAAAGCTGTACCGGTGGTATTGTTGTTTAAAAATGGCGTAAAACGTGAATCTGTTATGGGCACCATGCCCAAGAAGTTCTATATGGCCGCCATTGAAAGGGTTCTGGCTTCATAA
- the LOC140957808 gene encoding uncharacterized protein, with product MFSAYGDFNAFPRRLREGCQRTGVKLIDVPNRRKDAADKAILVDMFLFALDNSPPSSISGDVDFAPALHNNSWPSVARGEGFVPPKKTLVTPRAEVTSFLMGCQINDYVDGLNEEESIVYRGISKGCYNSRDFSVTSQCLSEYCSSSPQYPTTSKPCSLPNGLNDISISTLTSCDQNDLTWVQPGDLNGLKGQLVKLLELAGGGLPLTRLPSEYQKIYGRPLYVSGYGAMKLVSLLKKMDDVIAIEAKGQKKFVCLRNLKCGPVGSPPLILARRDDKKGKGVQEDNNNDVMAGVGSSDEFSGDERVILGENDNAVGREKSIKVCMMG from the coding sequence ATGTTTTCTGCTTATGGGGATTTCAATGCCTTTCCTAGGCGATTAAGAGAAGGATGCCAGAGAACTGGTGTCAAACTCATAGACGTCCCTAATAGACGGAAAGATGCAGCTGACAAAGCAATCTTGGTCGACATGTTCCTTTTTGCCCTCGACAATTCTCCACCATCATCCATCTCAGGAGATGTTGATTTTGCTCCTGCTCTTCATAATAATTCTTGGCCTAGTGTTGCTCGTGGGGAAGGTTTTGTGCCCCCTAAAAAGACTCTCGTTACTCCTCGTGCTGAGGTTACTAGTTTCTTGATGGGATGCCAGATCAATGATTATGTAGATGGGCTGAATGAAGAAGAATCAATAGTGTACCGTGGGATCTCGAAAGGCTGTTACAATTCGAGAGATTTTTCAGTGACGTCACAGTGTCTTTCAGAATATTGTAGCAGTTCGCCTCAATATCCGACGACCTCCAAACCGTGTAGTCTTCCAAATGGTCTAAATGACATTTCAATCAGCACTCTTACGTCTTGTGACCAGAATGACTTGACATGGGTGCAACCAGGAGATCTAAATGGGTTGAAGGGACAACTGGTGAAGTTGCTTGAGTTGGCTGGTGGTGGTTTACCTCTAACACGTCTTCCATCAGAATACCAGAAAATTTATGGGAGGCCTTTGTACGTTTCTGGATATGGCGCTATGAAGCTCGTCAGTCTTCTCAAGAAAATGGATGATGTGATTGCTATCGAGGCAAAAGGCCAAAAGAAGTTTGTCTGCCTAAGAAACTTGAAATGCGGACCTGTTGGTTCTCCTCCGCTGATATTGGCGAGGAGAGATGATAAGAAAGGAAAAGGGGTCCAGGAAGATAACAACAATGATGTGATGGCTGGAGTTGGGTCTTCAGATGAGTTTTCCGGTGATGAGAGGGTTATTCTAGGTGAAAATGATAATGCAGTGGGAAGGGAGAAATCTATAAAAGTGTGCATGATGGggtaa
- the LOC140957504 gene encoding probable receptor-like protein kinase At1g49730, which translates to MESYRQEAFLGLMLALVFLEMRLYVTMAAALDCPLDLSSSNFTLAASLCSNQDDRGKCCRYMNAVIAVSVSQFANSTSNLGVASDLSEICLRSISKTFQIYGVTRNAIVTCGFGTKIPVNYDCQGISNVSQMLQTPKFSDVMENCKVPLSEDNTCRKCLNAGIIYLRNLLGTVDNVTLSTCRDASFIAIASQLDYMSTIDVASCFFGVQGLLTHPGSAATLLPPQASPTPPIAASPTQLSLIAPFKEKVRPYHMTLVPAIGIAVTILAMAMLVVFVILIRRKSKELESTDMNDKTSPKAIHPSSKKIRDGPPGMFRKFSYKETKKATNNFSTIIGQGGFGVVYKAEFPDGLIAAVKKMSKVSEQAEVEFCRELELLARLHHRHLVTLRGFSTEKNERFLVYEFMGNGSLMDHLHSQGRTPLSWSTRIQIATDVANALEYLHFYCNPPLCHRDIKSSNILLDEKFVAKVADFGLAHASKDGSICFEPVNTDIRGTPGYMDPEYVATQELTEKSDVYSYGVVLLELVTGRRVIQDNKNLVESSQVFLASESRITELVDTNLGDEYDFDQLQTIVSIIRWCTEREGRARPSIKQVLRLLYESTDPLHSDFVEAVEDEETGSRGRRSRGKNMFFSGDGKCPPSSSSTSKSYCSRTFLLEMSPPQSPNNIPSI; encoded by the exons ATGGAATCGTACAGACAGGAGGCATTTCTGGGTCTAATGCTAGCTCTGGTCTTTCTTGAAATGCGGCTTTATGTAACAATGGCTGCTGCTCTTG ATTGCCCCTTGGACTTGAGCTCATCTAATTTTACACTAGCTGCCTCCCTATGCTCCAACCAAGATGACAGAGGAAAGTGTTGCCGATACATGAATGCAGTAATTGCTGTTTCCGTCTCTCAGTTTGCAAATTCAACAAGTAACTTGGGGGTAGCTTCGGATTTATCTGAGATCTGCCTCCGTAGCAtatcaaaaacttttcaaatataTGGAGTAACAAGAAATGCAATCGTTACCTGTGGCTTTGGGACAAAAATACCTGTTAATTACGACTGCCAAGGAATATCAAACGTTTCCCAAATGCTGCAGACTCCAAAGTTTAGTGATGTTATGGAAAACTGCAAGGTTCCTTTATCAGAGGACAATACTTGTAGAAAGTGTTTGAATGCAGGGATTATATATCTTCGGAATCTTCTAGGGACGGTAGATAATGTGACGCTGAGTACTTGCAGGGATGCATCTTTTATTGCAATTGCAAGCCAACTTGATTACATGTCAACTATTGATGTTGCAAGCTGTTTCTTTGGAGTTCAAGGGCTTCTCACGCATCCAG GGTCAGCTGCTACTTTGCTTCCCCCTCAGGCATCTCCAACTCCACCAATTGCTGCTAGTCCAACTCAGCTTTCCTTGATAGCACCTTTTAAGGAAAAAGTTCGTCCCTACCACATGACACTAGTTCCTGCCATAGGTATTGCAGTAACAATACTAGCCATGGCGATGCTGGTAGTCTTTGTTATTCTCATCCGTCGAAAAAGCAAAGAGCTGGAGAGCACTGATATGAATGATAAGACATCCCCGAAAGCCATTCATCCATCCTCCAAAAAAATTCGGGATG GTCCGCCCGGTATGTTTAGAAAATTCAGCTACAAAGAGACAAAGAAGGCTACAAACAACTTTAGCACCATAATTGGACAAGGGGGATTTGGAGTTGTGTACAAAGCTGAGTTTCCTGATGGGTTAATTGCAGCAGTGAAGAAGATGAGCAAAGTTTCGGAGCAGGCAGAGGTAGAGTTTTGCAGAGAACTAGAGCTCCTCGCTCGCCTACACCATCGTCATCTTGTTACTCTGAGGGGTTTCTCTACTGAAAAAAATGAAAG GTTTCTTGTATATGAATTTATGGGAAATGGGAGCCTAATGGATCATCTTCACT CACAAGGTAGAACTCCTCTGAGCTGGAGTACAAGAATTCAAATTGCTACCGATGTCGCAAATGCATTG GAATACCTCCACTTTTATTGCAATCCTCCTCTGTGCCATAGAGATATCAAGTCGAGCAATATATTATTAGACGAAAAATTTGTTGCCAAG GTTGCTGATTTTGGCCTTGCACATGCTTCAAAAGATGGTTCTATTTGCTTTGAACCTGTGAACACCGATATACGAGGAACTCCAG GTTATATGGATCCGGAGTACGTAGCGACACAAGAGCTAACAGAAAAAAGTGATGTCTACAGTTATGGAGTTGTTTTATTAGAGCTAGTTACAGGAAGACGTGTGATACAAGATAACAAGAACTTGGTTGAGTCGTCCCAAGTGTTTTTGGCATCAGAATCGAGGATAACTGAGCTCGTGGACACGAATCTTGGTGATGAGTATGATTTTGATCAACTTCAAACCATAGTGTCAATTATTAGATGGTGTACTGAAAGAGAAGGGAGGGCCAGGCCTTCAATAAAGCAAGTTCTCAGGCTTTTATACGAAAGTACAGACCCTTTACACAGTGATTTTGTCGAAGCTGTGGAGGATGAAGAAACTGGAAGCAGGGGAAGGAGAAGTAGAGGCAAGAATATGTTTTTCAGTGGGGATGGGAAATGCCCACCTTCTTCTTCGAGCACATCTAAGTCATATTGCAGCCGAACCTTCCTCTTAGAAATGAGCCCACCTCAGTCACCGAACAATATTCCTTCCATTTAA
- the LOC140956830 gene encoding transcription factor bHLH95, translated as MLAMAELLGHEDTFVWENQSWSFPNVLGDINEENNGKKMVDIITTNTDEQKPAKEEEAPPAAKGKKRCAAAACKGGSAAAAGGEPDHELHIWTERERRKKMRNMFGNLHALLPHLPPKADKSTIVDEAVNYIKKMQETLEKLEKQKLEKLHGSKTTQQKSAVRSREAFLADQPSTKTIHPANPLMFSGPPVFKTWTSPNVTLNICGNDAHISICGLRKPGLLTAICYVMEKHRLEVVSAQFSADGNRCMYTFHTRVINGIHGQFQEAFAVEEVYKQAAAEIIYAVA; from the exons ATGTTAGCCATGGCGGAATTGCTCGGTCATGAGGATACCTTCGTGTGGGAGAACCAATCATGGTCATTCCCAAATGTTTTAGGGGACATTAATGAAGAAAACAATGGGAAAAAGATGGTGGACATCATCACCACCAACACAGATGAGCAGAAACCTGCCAAGGAGGAGGAAGCTCCGCCGGCTGCAAAGGGAAAAAAAAGGTGCGCCGCCGCCGCATGTAAAGGTGGATCCGCCGCGGCCGCCGGAGGGGAACCTGATCatgagttgcatatatggactgaAAGAGAGAGGAGGAAGAAGATGAGGAACATGTTTGGAAATCTTCATGCTTTGCTTCCTCATCTTCCTCCAAAG GCGGACAAATCCACCATAGTCGATGAAGCAGTAAACTATATAAAGAAAATGCAGGAAACCCTTGAAAAACTTGAGAAACAGAAGCTCGAAAAGCTTCATGGATCCAAAACTACCCAACAAAAATCCGCGGTTCGATCAAGAGAAGCATTCTTAGCTGATCAACCATCAACAAAAACGATTCATCCTGCGAATCCATTAATGTTTTCGGGTCCGCCGGTCTTCAAGACATGGACTTCTCCAAACGTGACGCTGAATATATGTGGGAACGACGCTCACATCAGCATCTGTGGGCTGAGAAAGCCCGGTTTGCTGACTGCCATTTGCTATGTGATGGAGAAGCACAGGTTGGAAGTGGTTTCTGCTCAATTTTCTGCGGATGGCAATAGGTGCATGTATACCTTCCATACTCGG GTTATTAATGGAATTCATGGCCAATTCCAGGAAGCATTTGCAGTGGAGGAAGTATACAAGCAAGCAGCAGCAGAAATAATATATGCAGTGGCTTAA